Proteins encoded by one window of Lacipirellulaceae bacterium:
- a CDS encoding toll/interleukin-1 receptor domain-containing protein has translation MQLGKSDQTATVNSQADHDVFISHASEDKDVIVRPLAKLLREKEFDVWYDEFQLRIGDSLRRSIDQGLSKSRFGIVVLSPAFFAKNWPQYELDGLVQKEMGGSKVILPVWHKVTKAEVIGYSPSLADKLALNTAISTLDEIASQIADVLAT, from the coding sequence TTGCAACTAGGTAAGTCTGATCAAACCGCGACCGTCAATTCGCAAGCTGATCATGATGTATTCATCTCGCACGCCAGTGAAGACAAGGATGTAATCGTACGTCCTCTCGCAAAACTTTTACGCGAGAAGGAGTTTGACGTATGGTATGACGAATTCCAATTACGTATTGGCGATAGCCTCCGTAGATCAATTGACCAGGGCCTCTCAAAGTCTCGTTTCGGAATAGTTGTTTTGTCTCCTGCATTCTTCGCAAAAAACTGGCCGCAGTACGAGCTTGATGGATTAGTTCAAAAGGAAATGGGAGGCAGTAAAGTCATCCTTCCGGTTTGGCACAAAGTCACTAAGGCAGAGGTCATCGGATATAGCCCTTCGCTAGCCGACAAGCTCGCGCTGAATACTGCCATATCGACGCTGGATGAGATCGCTTCTCAAATTGCAGATGTTCTCGCGACATGA